The following coding sequences lie in one Mesorhizobium sp. NZP2298 genomic window:
- a CDS encoding ABC transporter permease — protein sequence MNATWSRFNVTSIVLGFAFLYLPIVLLIVFSFNESKLVTVWGGFSTKWYVSLFHNQGLMDATWVTARVGVISATVATVLGTLAALTLTRYTRFRGRVLFSGMVFAPLVMPEVITGLSLLLLFVAVGLDRGFFTVTLAHITLTMCFVAVVVQSRLVSFDRSLEEAAMDLGATPAKTFFQITLPVILPAIVSGWMLAFTLSLDDLVIASFTSGPGATTLPMKIYSQVRLGVTPEINAACTILIAVVAVGVIVASIANKRREVQRQLDEQAAQRG from the coding sequence ATGAACGCCACCTGGAGCCGCTTCAACGTTACCTCGATCGTGCTTGGCTTCGCCTTCCTGTACCTGCCGATCGTGCTGCTCATCGTCTTCTCCTTCAACGAATCCAAGCTCGTCACAGTCTGGGGCGGCTTCTCGACCAAATGGTACGTGTCGCTGTTCCACAATCAGGGCCTGATGGACGCCACCTGGGTCACGGCGCGTGTCGGCGTCATTTCGGCGACGGTGGCGACCGTGCTCGGCACGCTGGCGGCGCTCACCCTGACGCGCTACACCCGCTTCCGGGGCAGGGTGCTGTTTTCCGGCATGGTCTTCGCGCCGCTGGTCATGCCGGAGGTCATCACCGGCCTGTCACTGCTGCTGCTCTTCGTTGCAGTCGGCCTCGACCGCGGCTTCTTCACGGTAACGCTCGCCCACATCACGCTCACAATGTGCTTCGTGGCCGTCGTGGTGCAATCGCGCCTGGTCTCCTTCGATCGTTCGCTGGAGGAGGCGGCAATGGATCTCGGCGCAACGCCGGCGAAGACCTTCTTCCAGATCACGCTGCCGGTCATCCTGCCGGCGATCGTGTCCGGCTGGATGCTGGCCTTCACGCTGTCGCTCGACGATCTTGTGATCGCCAGCTTCACCTCTGGCCCGGGCGCCACGACGCTGCCGATGAAGATCTACAGCCAGGTCCGCCTCGGCGTGACACCGGAGATCAATGCCGCCTGCACCATCCTGATCGCCGTCGTCGCGGTCGGTGTCATCGTCGCCTCGATCGCCAACAAGCGGCGGGAGGTGCAGCGTCAGCTCGACGAACAGGCTGCGCAGCGCGGGTGA
- the aceA gene encoding isocitrate lyase, whose amino-acid sequence MTDFYNLVPSAPEGRFDGIERPYSPEDVKRLRGSVQIRQSLAEMGANRLWKLIHEEDFVNALGAMSGNQAMQQVRAGLKAIYLSGWQVAADANTASAMYPDQSLYPANAAPELVKRINRTLQRADQIETSEGNGLSVETWFAPIVADAEAGFGGPLNAFEIMKAFIEAGAAGVHYEDQLASEKKCGHLGGKVLIPTAAHIRNLNAARLAADVMGTPTLVVARTDAEAAKLLTSDIDERDQPFVDYDAGRTVEGFYQVRNGIEPCIARAVAYAPYADLIWCETSKPDLAQAKKFAEGVRRHHPGKLLAYNCSPSFNWKKNLDDATIAKFQKELGAMGYKFQFITLAGFHQLNYGMFELARGYKARQMAAYSELQEAEFAAEANGYTATKHQREVGTGYFDAVSMAITGGKSSTTAMHESTEHAQFKPAAE is encoded by the coding sequence ATGACTGATTTTTACAACCTCGTTCCCTCGGCGCCGGAAGGTCGCTTCGACGGCATTGAACGCCCCTATTCGCCGGAGGATGTGAAGCGGCTGCGCGGTTCGGTGCAGATCCGCCAGAGCCTGGCCGAAATGGGTGCCAACCGGCTGTGGAAGCTGATCCACGAGGAGGATTTCGTCAACGCGCTCGGCGCCATGTCCGGCAACCAGGCGATGCAGCAGGTGCGCGCCGGACTGAAGGCGATCTATTTGTCGGGCTGGCAGGTCGCGGCAGACGCCAACACCGCCTCGGCGATGTATCCCGACCAGTCGCTTTATCCGGCCAATGCCGCGCCGGAACTGGTCAAGCGCATCAACCGTACGCTGCAGCGCGCCGACCAGATCGAGACCTCCGAGGGCAATGGGCTTTCGGTCGAGACCTGGTTCGCGCCGATCGTCGCCGACGCGGAAGCCGGCTTCGGCGGACCGCTCAACGCCTTCGAGATCATGAAGGCGTTCATCGAGGCGGGTGCCGCCGGCGTCCATTACGAGGACCAGCTGGCGTCGGAAAAGAAGTGCGGCCATCTCGGCGGCAAGGTGCTGATCCCGACCGCCGCGCATATCCGCAACCTCAACGCCGCGCGGCTCGCGGCCGACGTGATGGGCACGCCGACTCTCGTCGTGGCGCGCACCGACGCGGAAGCCGCCAAGCTTCTGACATCCGACATCGACGAGCGTGACCAACCCTTCGTCGACTACGATGCCGGGCGCACGGTGGAAGGCTTCTACCAGGTCAGGAACGGCATCGAACCCTGTATCGCGCGGGCCGTCGCTTATGCGCCCTACGCGGACCTGATCTGGTGCGAAACCTCCAAGCCGGACCTGGCGCAGGCCAAGAAATTCGCCGAGGGCGTGCGCAGGCACCATCCGGGCAAGCTGCTCGCCTACAATTGCTCGCCCTCGTTCAACTGGAAGAAGAATCTCGACGACGCGACGATCGCGAAGTTCCAGAAGGAACTCGGCGCCATGGGCTACAAGTTCCAGTTCATCACGCTGGCCGGCTTCCACCAGCTCAACTACGGCATGTTCGAGCTGGCGCGTGGCTACAAGGCGCGGCAGATGGCGGCCTATTCCGAGTTGCAGGAAGCCGAGTTCGCCGCGGAGGCCAATGGCTACACCGCCACGAAGCACCAGCGTGAGGTCGGCACCGGCTATTTCGACGCCGTGTCGATGGCGATCACCGGCGGCAAGTCATCGACCACCGCCATGCATGAATCGACCGAGCACGCACAATTCAAGCCGGCCGCCGAATAG
- a CDS encoding response regulator, producing MSSKGETAKHPNLVTQGSSAETIRSPSQVLVVGKSPINRVVVSKIVERSGLRPISESPDMAVKTLRTLVPSVIVLDGGADNKDCDNLMSGIETLRRGSGKSLPPVILLSTKNGTPESLGLPSVIDVVVAKPITPERLQPVIERLISR from the coding sequence GTGAGTAGCAAGGGCGAGACCGCGAAACATCCGAATCTGGTGACCCAGGGTTCAAGCGCCGAAACGATCCGCAGTCCCTCGCAAGTGCTTGTTGTCGGGAAATCGCCGATCAATCGTGTGGTGGTGTCGAAGATCGTCGAGCGATCCGGGCTCCGGCCAATCTCGGAATCGCCTGACATGGCGGTGAAGACATTGCGAACACTTGTGCCAAGCGTGATTGTCCTGGACGGCGGCGCGGACAACAAGGACTGCGATAATCTGATGTCCGGCATTGAAACGTTGCGTCGGGGCTCGGGCAAATCGCTTCCTCCCGTCATCCTGCTTTCAACCAAGAACGGCACGCCAGAAAGCTTGGGCCTGCCGAGCGTGATTGACGTCGTGGTCGCGAAGCCGATCACGCCCGAGCGGCTGCAACCGGTGATCGAGCGCCTGATCAGCCGCTAG
- a CDS encoding ABC transporter ATP-binding protein, with protein MKSLGSIRRDFAPWNDPNAKPYIQFDNVTKKFGDFIAVNNLSLTIFEREFFALLGASGCGKSTLLRMLAGFEEPTAGRILLDGQDLRGIPPYRRPVNMMFQSYALFPHMTVENNIAFGLKQEGMPKPDIEKRVAEMLKLVKLEQFAKRKPHQLSGGQRQRVALARSVAKRPKVLLLDEPLGALDKKLREETQFELMDLQQELGLTFVVVTHDQEEAMTMADRIAIMDKGEVMQVATPAEVYEAPASRFVAHFVGNVNMFEGKVAERSANTTRITGATGAQIVVENSADTAAGSDIVFAIRPEKIKVSSKKPADAVNALEGEVYDVAYLGDMTVYHIRLDDGQIIRASALNAARVTDDPLTWNDRAWVSFRPDAGVVLAR; from the coding sequence ATGAAATCGCTTGGCAGCATCCGTAGGGATTTCGCGCCATGGAACGACCCGAACGCCAAGCCATACATCCAGTTCGACAACGTCACCAAGAAGTTCGGTGACTTCATCGCCGTCAACAATCTGTCGCTGACGATCTTCGAGCGCGAATTCTTCGCCCTGCTCGGCGCCTCCGGTTGCGGAAAGTCGACGCTGCTCAGGATGCTTGCCGGCTTCGAGGAACCGACGGCCGGCCGCATCCTGCTCGACGGCCAGGACCTGCGCGGCATTCCGCCCTATCGCCGGCCGGTCAACATGATGTTCCAGTCCTATGCCCTTTTCCCGCATATGACGGTGGAGAACAACATCGCCTTCGGCCTCAAGCAGGAAGGCATGCCCAAGCCCGACATCGAAAAGCGCGTCGCCGAGATGCTGAAGCTGGTCAAGCTCGAGCAGTTCGCCAAGCGTAAGCCGCACCAGCTTTCCGGTGGCCAGCGCCAGCGCGTCGCGCTCGCCCGCTCGGTCGCCAAGCGGCCGAAGGTGCTGCTGCTCGACGAGCCGCTGGGGGCGCTCGACAAGAAGCTGCGCGAGGAAACCCAGTTCGAACTGATGGATTTGCAGCAGGAACTTGGGCTGACCTTCGTCGTCGTCACCCACGACCAGGAAGAAGCGATGACCATGGCCGATCGCATCGCCATCATGGACAAGGGCGAGGTCATGCAGGTGGCGACGCCGGCGGAAGTCTATGAAGCCCCGGCCTCGCGCTTCGTCGCGCATTTCGTCGGCAACGTGAACATGTTCGAGGGCAAGGTCGCCGAGCGGTCGGCCAACACCACCCGCATCACTGGCGCGACAGGTGCCCAGATCGTCGTTGAAAACAGCGCCGATACCGCAGCCGGTTCCGACATCGTTTTCGCCATCAGGCCGGAGAAGATCAAGGTGTCGTCGAAGAAGCCCGCGGACGCTGTCAATGCGCTGGAAGGCGAGGTCTACGACGTCGCCTATCTCGGCGACATGACCGTCTACCACATCAGGCTGGATGACGGGCAGATCATCAGAGCAAGCGCGCTCAATGCGGCGCGGGTGACCGACGATCCGCTGACCTGGAACGACCGCGCCTGGGTGTCCTTCCGGCCCGACGCCGGCGTCGTGCTGGCGCGGTAG
- a CDS encoding glutamine synthetase family protein — translation MMPPAKKEVRPSSRGGRARTPAFVKNLRGVKNWKEVSEWLEWRGIEDIECITPDQAGVARGKMMPSKKFTSNTSLALPSAVFMTTISGGYPEDGNGFHYPEDDGDLKLMPDLSTLTVVPWEEDPTAAVICDLVHQDGRSVEFTPRNVLKRVLAAYDKLGLRPVVAPEIEFYLVRKNPDPDYPLTPPVGRSGRAIGGGAGYSIAGVNEFDELIDDIYHFSESQGLEIDTLIHEEGAGQLEINLRHGDPIELADQVFMFKRTIREAALKHEIYATFMAKPIQGQPGSAMHIHQSIVDKKTGRNIFSAEDGSETQEFFHFIGGMQKHVPNALVMFAPYVNSYRRLTQAASAPVNNKWGYDNRTTAFRVPRSDPAARRVENRIPSSDANPYLALAASLACGLIGITRKIKAEPPVLTTANAHEIDLPRSLLEAVDLFEGDEELCALLGKSFAATYAAIKRAEFETFMEVISPWEREYLLLNV, via the coding sequence ATGATGCCGCCTGCAAAAAAGGAAGTCCGTCCGTCGAGCCGCGGAGGACGGGCTCGCACGCCTGCCTTCGTGAAAAACCTGCGTGGTGTGAAGAACTGGAAGGAAGTCAGCGAATGGCTGGAATGGCGCGGCATCGAGGATATCGAATGCATCACGCCTGATCAGGCAGGCGTGGCACGCGGCAAGATGATGCCGTCGAAGAAATTCACCTCCAACACCTCGCTGGCGCTGCCTTCGGCCGTCTTCATGACGACGATTTCCGGCGGCTATCCCGAAGATGGCAACGGCTTCCACTATCCCGAGGATGACGGCGATCTCAAATTGATGCCGGATCTTTCGACACTGACGGTGGTGCCGTGGGAAGAAGACCCAACGGCGGCCGTCATCTGCGACCTCGTCCACCAGGATGGCCGCTCGGTCGAATTCACGCCGCGCAATGTGTTGAAGCGCGTGCTTGCAGCCTACGACAAGCTTGGGCTGAGGCCGGTGGTGGCGCCCGAGATCGAATTCTACCTGGTGCGCAAGAATCCGGACCCGGACTATCCGCTCACCCCGCCCGTCGGCCGCTCGGGGCGCGCAATCGGCGGCGGCGCCGGCTATTCGATCGCCGGCGTCAACGAGTTCGACGAACTGATCGACGACATCTACCATTTCTCCGAAAGCCAGGGCCTGGAGATCGACACGCTCATTCATGAAGAGGGCGCGGGCCAGCTCGAGATCAATCTGCGCCACGGCGACCCGATCGAGCTCGCCGACCAGGTGTTCATGTTCAAGCGCACCATTCGCGAAGCCGCGCTCAAGCATGAAATCTATGCGACCTTCATGGCCAAGCCGATCCAGGGCCAACCGGGTTCGGCCATGCATATCCATCAGTCGATCGTCGACAAGAAGACAGGCAGGAACATCTTTTCGGCCGAGGACGGCTCGGAAACCCAGGAGTTCTTCCATTTCATCGGCGGCATGCAAAAGCACGTGCCGAACGCGCTGGTGATGTTCGCGCCCTATGTCAATTCCTACCGTCGGCTGACACAGGCGGCCTCGGCTCCAGTCAACAACAAATGGGGCTATGACAACCGCACCACGGCGTTCCGCGTGCCGCGTTCGGATCCTGCGGCGCGGCGTGTCGAAAACCGCATCCCGTCCTCCGATGCCAATCCTTACCTGGCGCTGGCGGCTTCGCTCGCTTGCGGGCTGATCGGCATCACCAGGAAGATCAAGGCCGAGCCTCCGGTGCTGACGACCGCCAATGCGCACGAGATAGACCTGCCGCGCAGCCTGCTCGAAGCTGTCGACCTGTTCGAGGGCGACGAGGAACTCTGCGCGCTGCTGGGCAAATCCTTCGCCGCGACCTACGCGGCGATCAAGCGGGCGGAATTCGAGACGTTCATGGAAGTGATCAGTCCGTGGGAGCGGGAGTACCTTCTGCTCAACGTTTGA
- a CDS encoding SMc00767 family acetate metabolism repressor — protein sequence MASISRVKERAEEQSTTMSVDQQATIRMLANDLHRLNQSVMKAVEAGVSVELVRSARHHGGDGNWGDLLIPVIVTQQSHG from the coding sequence ATGGCATCGATAAGCCGCGTCAAGGAACGGGCGGAAGAGCAATCGACCACGATGAGCGTCGACCAGCAGGCGACGATCCGCATGCTCGCCAACGACCTGCACAGACTCAACCAGTCGGTGATGAAGGCGGTCGAGGCGGGCGTCTCTGTGGAGCTGGTGCGCTCGGCCAGGCACCATGGCGGCGACGGCAATTGGGGCGATCTGCTGATCCCGGTGATCGTCACACAGCAGAGCCATGGCTGA
- a CDS encoding ABC transporter permease subunit, translating to MSNIAVTDAAGPSTVAKPFLTRLGAGFVNRLVIIVPYLWLLFFFLIPFIIVFKISLSQTAIAMPPYTPVLDFSDGVSGFFAGFRDLNFDNYVWLTQDALYFKAYVTSVIIAAISTALTLIVGYPIAYGMSRAPATIRPTLLMLVILPFWTSFLIRVYAWIGILKPEGLLNQLLLATGIISQPLIILNTYTAIFIGIVYSYLPFMVLPLYSSLEKMDYSLIEAAKDLGCPPTSAFWKITFPLSLPGVIAGCLLVFIPAVGEFVIPDLLGGSQTLMIGKTLWNEFFANRDWPVSSAVAVILLLLLTVPIMLFQQAQARAQEQGK from the coding sequence ATGTCCAACATCGCTGTCACCGATGCCGCCGGGCCATCGACTGTCGCCAAGCCGTTCCTGACGCGGCTGGGTGCCGGCTTTGTCAACCGGCTCGTCATCATCGTCCCTTACCTCTGGCTGCTGTTCTTCTTCCTCATCCCGTTCATCATCGTCTTCAAGATCTCCCTGTCGCAGACGGCAATCGCCATGCCGCCCTACACGCCGGTGCTCGATTTCAGCGATGGCGTCTCCGGCTTCTTCGCCGGGTTCCGCGACCTCAATTTCGACAACTATGTCTGGCTGACGCAGGACGCGCTCTATTTCAAGGCCTATGTGACGAGCGTCATCATTGCCGCGATCTCGACCGCGCTGACACTGATCGTGGGCTATCCGATCGCCTATGGCATGTCACGTGCGCCGGCCACCATCCGCCCGACCTTGCTGATGCTGGTCATCCTGCCGTTCTGGACCTCGTTCCTGATCCGCGTCTATGCCTGGATCGGCATCCTCAAGCCCGAGGGCCTGCTCAACCAGCTGTTGCTTGCCACCGGCATCATCAGTCAGCCGCTGATCATCCTCAACACCTACACGGCGATCTTCATCGGCATCGTCTATTCCTATCTGCCGTTCATGGTGCTGCCGCTCTATTCGTCGCTGGAGAAGATGGACTATTCGCTGATCGAGGCCGCCAAGGATCTCGGCTGCCCGCCGACATCAGCTTTCTGGAAGATCACCTTCCCGCTGTCGCTGCCCGGCGTCATTGCCGGCTGCCTGCTGGTGTTCATCCCGGCTGTCGGCGAGTTCGTCATCCCCGATCTGCTCGGCGGATCACAGACGCTGATGATCGGCAAGACGCTCTGGAATGAGTTTTTCGCCAATCGTGACTGGCCGGTGTCGTCTGCCGTGGCCGTCATCCTGCTGTTGTTGCTGACCGTGCCGATCATGCTTTTCCAGCAGGCACAGGCACGTGCCCAGGAGCAGGGCAAATGA
- a CDS encoding polyamine ABC transporter substrate-binding protein, whose product MIRKALWLSATSVFLTLFTPAGHAEDRVVNVFNWSDYIDSSIIDDFTKKTGIKVVYDTFDSNEILETKLLAGGSGYDVVVPSGNFLARQIQAGVFQKLDKSKLPNLSNMWDTVSERTAKYDPGNEYSVNYMWGTVGIGYNTKKVQAALGTDKIDSWDVFFNPDSLAKLKDCGVYVLDSPADIIPAALKYLGLDPNSTSPDDIAKAEEALLKVRPYIRKFHSSEYINALANGDICLAVGWSGDVFQARNRAVEAKQGVEIGYSVPKEGAQMWFDQMAIPADAPHVAEALEFINYMMTPEVIAKSSNYVLYANGNKASQQFVDKALLEDPAVYPDDATLQKLYTVSPYDPKTQRIITRSWTKIVTGQ is encoded by the coding sequence ATGATCCGCAAAGCGCTCTGGCTTTCGGCGACCTCGGTATTTCTGACATTGTTCACGCCCGCCGGGCATGCCGAGGATCGCGTCGTCAATGTCTTCAACTGGTCGGATTATATCGACAGTTCGATCATCGACGATTTCACCAAGAAGACCGGCATCAAGGTCGTCTACGACACGTTCGATTCCAACGAGATCCTGGAAACCAAACTGCTCGCTGGCGGCAGCGGCTATGACGTCGTCGTGCCGAGCGGCAACTTCCTCGCCCGCCAGATTCAGGCCGGTGTGTTCCAGAAGCTCGACAAGTCGAAACTGCCGAACCTCTCCAACATGTGGGACACGGTTTCCGAGCGGACCGCCAAATATGATCCCGGCAACGAATACTCGGTCAACTACATGTGGGGCACGGTCGGCATCGGTTATAACACGAAGAAAGTGCAGGCGGCACTGGGCACCGACAAGATCGACAGCTGGGACGTGTTCTTCAATCCGGATAGTCTTGCCAAGTTGAAGGACTGCGGCGTCTACGTGCTGGACTCGCCGGCCGACATCATACCGGCGGCGTTGAAATATCTCGGCCTCGACCCGAACAGCACTTCGCCCGACGATATCGCCAAGGCCGAGGAAGCTTTGCTCAAGGTTCGTCCCTACATCAGGAAGTTCCATTCGTCCGAGTACATTAACGCGCTCGCCAACGGCGACATCTGCCTCGCGGTCGGCTGGTCGGGTGACGTGTTCCAGGCCCGCAACCGCGCGGTCGAGGCCAAGCAAGGCGTTGAAATCGGCTATTCGGTGCCGAAGGAAGGCGCACAGATGTGGTTCGACCAGATGGCGATCCCCGCCGATGCGCCGCATGTCGCCGAGGCACTTGAATTCATCAACTACATGATGACGCCCGAAGTGATCGCCAAATCGTCGAACTACGTGCTCTACGCCAACGGCAACAAGGCATCGCAGCAATTTGTCGACAAGGCGCTGCTGGAGGATCCGGCTGTCTATCCGGACGACGCGACCTTGCAGAAGCTCTACACGGTCTCCCCTTACGATCCCAAGACCCAGCGTATCATCACGCGCAGCTGGACCAAGATCGTCACCGGCCAATAG
- a CDS encoding helix-turn-helix domain-containing protein: MADQKIFAGPRIRRIRNAKGLTQTAMAEGLGISPSYLNLIERNQRPLTVQLILKLASVYKVDPHELQGEARGSVAALKEVFTDPLLVGELPGDQELIELAEAAPNASAAVIKLFRAYREQAERLSDLNELLAREGRATALSGARLPIDEVHETFERRPNHFTALEEEAEAFTAVLDPGDDLFGALKAWLKREYGIVVKVLPVATMPNWRRRYDRHSQRLFLSERLSPFDQLREVAMEACLIRMTVAVAGQIQALKLSTDEARRLARFELGRYAAHALMMPYQAFHAAAVRARYDIDVLRSRFGVSFEQAANRLTMLQRQGALGVPFFMLEVDNAGNRFRRAGSQGFPHSRFGGGCPKLPVHVAFTQPGQVFVEAVEMPDGAEFLCLARTLEGPQGAFSERPRRTALLLGCDIGFRDDIVYGAALPGAAAAGKSGTGAVVATPVGPACRLCERVGCLARAEPPVTRPLGLDEMVTGLSAFDFQ; the protein is encoded by the coding sequence ATGGCTGACCAGAAGATTTTCGCGGGGCCGCGCATTCGCCGCATCCGCAACGCCAAGGGCCTCACCCAGACGGCTATGGCCGAGGGGCTCGGCATCTCGCCGTCCTATCTCAACCTTATCGAGCGCAACCAGCGGCCGCTGACGGTGCAGTTGATTCTCAAGCTGGCCTCCGTCTACAAGGTCGACCCGCATGAGCTGCAGGGCGAGGCAAGAGGGTCGGTCGCGGCCTTGAAGGAGGTGTTCACCGATCCGCTGCTAGTCGGCGAATTGCCGGGAGATCAAGAGCTGATCGAACTTGCCGAGGCAGCGCCAAATGCGTCGGCCGCGGTGATAAAACTGTTCCGCGCCTATCGCGAGCAGGCCGAGCGGCTGTCCGACCTCAACGAGCTTCTGGCGCGCGAGGGACGGGCGACGGCGCTTTCGGGCGCCCGCCTGCCGATCGACGAGGTGCACGAGACCTTCGAGCGGCGGCCGAACCATTTTACTGCACTCGAGGAGGAGGCGGAGGCGTTCACCGCGGTGCTCGATCCCGGTGATGACCTGTTCGGTGCCCTGAAGGCCTGGCTGAAGCGAGAATACGGCATCGTCGTCAAGGTGTTGCCGGTCGCCACCATGCCGAACTGGCGCCGCCGCTACGATCGCCATTCGCAGCGCCTGTTCCTGTCGGAGCGGCTGTCGCCGTTCGACCAGTTGCGCGAAGTGGCGATGGAAGCTTGCCTGATCCGCATGACGGTCGCGGTCGCCGGTCAAATCCAGGCGCTCAAGCTGAGCACCGACGAAGCCCGTCGCCTTGCCCGCTTCGAACTCGGCCGCTATGCCGCGCATGCGCTGATGATGCCCTATCAGGCCTTTCATGCGGCCGCCGTCCGCGCGCGCTACGACATCGACGTCCTTCGCTCGCGCTTCGGCGTCTCCTTCGAGCAGGCGGCGAACCGGCTGACGATGCTGCAGCGGCAGGGCGCACTCGGCGTGCCGTTCTTCATGCTGGAGGTCGACAATGCGGGCAACCGCTTCCGCAGGGCCGGCAGCCAGGGCTTTCCGCACAGCCGCTTCGGCGGCGGCTGTCCGAAGCTGCCCGTGCACGTCGCCTTCACCCAGCCCGGCCAGGTTTTCGTCGAAGCTGTGGAAATGCCCGATGGCGCCGAGTTCCTGTGCCTCGCCCGCACGCTGGAGGGGCCGCAGGGCGCATTCTCGGAGCGTCCGCGCCGCACCGCGCTGCTGCTCGGTTGCGACATCGGCTTTCGCGACGACATCGTCTATGGCGCGGCGCTGCCCGGCGCGGCCGCCGCCGGAAAGTCGGGAACAGGCGCCGTCGTGGCGACGCCGGTCGGACCCGCCTGCCGGCTTTGCGAGCGCGTCGGCTGCCTGGCGCGTGCCGAACCGCCGGTGACACGCCCGCTCGGCCTCGACGAGATGGTGACGGGCCTGAGCGCCTTCGACTTCCAGTAA
- a CDS encoding HAD family hydrolase: MRTSSEVTTIGFDADDTLWQNEQFFRMTEKRFAAMLADHGEEKQISARLLDAERRNLAVYGFGIKGFTLSMIETAIEVTDGRVPASVIAQILDAGREMLSHPIEVLPYVRETVEKLAGAYRLVMITKGDLFDQERKLAGSGLGDLFDAVEIVSDKNAATYARLFSRHGDGPAKSMMVGNSLKSDVVPAIEAGGWGVHVPHELTWVLEHVEAPVAAPRFRQISDLGQLPELIQNITKRD; encoded by the coding sequence ATGCGAACCAGTAGCGAAGTGACCACGATAGGCTTCGACGCCGACGACACGCTTTGGCAGAACGAACAGTTCTTCCGCATGACGGAGAAGCGCTTCGCCGCCATGCTTGCCGACCATGGCGAGGAGAAACAGATCTCGGCTCGGTTGCTCGACGCCGAACGGCGCAACCTTGCCGTCTATGGCTTCGGCATCAAGGGATTTACGCTGTCGATGATCGAGACAGCGATCGAGGTAACCGACGGACGGGTCCCGGCTTCGGTCATAGCGCAGATCCTAGATGCCGGCCGCGAGATGCTGAGCCACCCGATCGAAGTCTTGCCATATGTGCGTGAGACGGTGGAGAAGCTCGCCGGCGCATACCGCCTCGTCATGATCACCAAGGGCGATCTCTTCGACCAGGAGCGCAAGCTGGCTGGCTCCGGCCTCGGCGACCTGTTCGATGCGGTCGAGATCGTCAGCGACAAGAATGCCGCCACCTATGCCCGCCTCTTCAGCCGCCACGGCGACGGTCCGGCAAAGAGCATGATGGTCGGCAATTCGCTGAAGTCGGACGTGGTGCCGGCCATCGAGGCCGGCGGCTGGGGTGTCCATGTGCCGCACGAACTGACCTGGGTGCTCGAGCATGTCGAGGCGCCGGTCGCCGCCCCGCGTTTCCGCCAGATATCCGACCTTGGGCAATTGCCCGAACTGATACAGAACATCACGAAGCGAGATTGA
- a CDS encoding DMT family transporter, which yields MTDAASSPAPVASASSPREERVGMLLVFLSALMWSFGGTIARFITVGDSWTVIFWRSVWAAAFLLSFMAWRDGWRGMLRSFRDMGLPGLAVGFCFAIASTSFVVALAYTTVANILLMQAGVPLLAALFAWALFRERVGVVTWVAIAAVIAGVAIMVSESINGAVSPIGDGLALLIALMFSIATVITRRFASVRMTPATCLGTILAAGLAVSQASTFTVSAGDMGFLFAFGVVNLGIGLAFFATGARLIPAAIAALLGTFEPILGPIWVWLIHSEVPSGRTIIGGTVVVTALLVHIGLEFKRQARPQRAGVTGVPSPN from the coding sequence ATGACAGACGCAGCATCATCACCGGCCCCTGTCGCTTCGGCCTCCTCGCCGCGCGAGGAACGCGTCGGCATGCTTCTGGTTTTCCTCTCGGCGCTGATGTGGAGTTTCGGCGGCACCATCGCCCGCTTCATCACCGTCGGTGACAGCTGGACGGTTATCTTCTGGCGCTCGGTTTGGGCCGCCGCCTTCCTGCTCTCCTTCATGGCCTGGCGTGACGGCTGGCGCGGCATGCTGAGATCGTTTCGCGACATGGGCCTGCCTGGCCTTGCCGTCGGCTTCTGCTTCGCCATCGCATCGACCTCCTTCGTCGTGGCGCTAGCCTACACCACTGTCGCCAACATCCTTTTGATGCAGGCCGGCGTGCCGCTTCTGGCGGCGCTGTTTGCCTGGGCGCTGTTTCGCGAACGGGTTGGTGTCGTGACCTGGGTGGCGATTGCCGCCGTCATCGCCGGCGTCGCCATCATGGTGTCGGAATCGATCAATGGCGCCGTCTCGCCCATAGGCGACGGGCTGGCGCTGCTGATCGCGTTGATGTTCTCGATCGCCACCGTCATCACAAGGCGGTTCGCCAGCGTCAGGATGACCCCGGCGACTTGTCTCGGCACGATCCTGGCCGCGGGCCTTGCCGTCTCGCAGGCGTCGACCTTCACGGTCTCGGCCGGCGACATGGGCTTTCTCTTCGCGTTCGGCGTGGTCAATCTCGGCATTGGTCTTGCCTTCTTCGCCACCGGCGCGAGGCTGATCCCGGCTGCCATCGCGGCATTGCTTGGCACTTTCGAGCCGATCCTTGGGCCGATATGGGTCTGGCTCATCCATTCCGAAGTGCCGTCCGGACGCACCATCATCGGCGGCACGGTGGTGGTCACGGCGCTGCTTGTCCATATCGGTCTCGAGTTCAAACGCCAGGCACGGCCACAGCGAGCAGGTGTCACCGGGGTGCCGTCGCCGAATTGA